One segment of Panicum virgatum strain AP13 chromosome 3K, P.virgatum_v5, whole genome shotgun sequence DNA contains the following:
- the LOC120701002 gene encoding uncharacterized protein LOC120701002 yields MVDAVGTITKVIEVALKIKRAADTAKQNEDVCKQIKDRVDILSKTLSQHKNNTELMNNLAVAAALEALDETLGEALQLVMECQQETKVVCLLYTAGNLSQQLIKAEQRISSKNMDAMFAIMGFLLPKECNQDNSDTASRQPGRQGPSDKFQDIMQPPDPPIHVPYILSSVLYILVKMFLLASYIDTTSIWIIGAIAFLPQL; encoded by the exons ATGGTCGATGCAGTGGGCACCATTACAAAGGTCATCGAAGTTgcgctcaagatcaagagagcGGCAGACACGGCGAAGCAGAACGAGGATGTATGCAAGCAGATAAAAGACCGCGTTGATATTCTCAGTAAGACGTTGTCGCAGCACAAGAACAACACGGAGCTGATGAACAACTTGGCGGTGGCAGCCGCACTTGAGGCCCTGGACGAAACCCTTGGCGAGGCCTTGCAGCTCGTCATGGAGTGCCAGCAGGAGACCAAAGTCGTGTGCCTTCTCTACACGGCCGGGAACCTGTCCCAGCAGTTAATCAAGGCGGAGCAGCGCATATCCAGTAAGAACATGGACGCCATGTTTGCCATCATGGGCTTCCTTTTACCTAAAGAATGTAATCAAGACAATTCTGATACTGCTTCCCGGCAGCCCGGCAG ACAAGGACCTTCTGATAAATTCCAAGACATAATGCAGCCACCAGATCCGCCCATACATGTACCATATATACTTTCTTCAGTACTATATATTTTGGTAAAAATGTTTCTTTTGGCATCATATATAGATACAACCAGTATATGGATTATTGGGGCTATTGCGTTCTTACCCCAACTTTAA
- the LOC120699453 gene encoding uncharacterized protein LOC120699453 gives MVDFGTLVRIINAAQAIQQAAENVEQNQKDCEEMGGHVALLTTQLERLGNNGPLMMDPAVSPAVAALEEILREALELVKECKVKRNIIHLLCTAGALSRKLRRMNERIMRRTMLLMCAMIGRQECQRPTQEQVDHVQPPAAPDGDMDNQQPTKIVNKIVGVADRIKKTAKMVLWNKGECLEINERAGMVRAFLTQLENTDAIKDPELGAKLEKIGNTLQHAYELVTDCQEWKNLFMICPGQLSKELHKVLDQMVLDLDGVAEISSIRYIKGSFEVTTAAVRIAGTLMAGRFVVKLRLLARQRSQ, from the exons ATGGTGGATTTTGGCACGCTCGTGCGCATCATCAATGCTGCGCAGGCAATCCAACAAGCAGCGGAAAATGTTGAGCAGAACCAAAAGGATTGCGAGGAGATGGGAGGCCACGTCGCGCTGCTCACGACGCAGCTCGAGCGGCTCGGGAACAACGGGCCGCTGATGATGGACCCAGCCGTGAGCCCCGCGGTCGCGGCGCTCGAAGAGATCCTCCGTGAAGCCCTGGAGCTCGTCAAGGAGTGTAAGGTCAAGAGGAACATCATACATCTTCTGTGTACGGCCGGCGCCCTGTCCAGGAAGCTGAGGCGGATGAACGAGAGGATCATGCGTAGGACCATGCTCCTAATGTGCGCCATGATCGGTCGCCAGGAGTGCCAGCGGCCAACTCAGGAG CAAGTTGATCATGTGCAACCACCAGCTGCCCCTGATGGTGACATGGACAATCAGCAACCCACCAAAATAGTTAACAAGATCGTCGGTGTTGCGGACCGGATCAAGAAGACGGCGAAGATGGTTCTTTGGAACAAGGGCGAGTGCCTTGAGATCAACGAGCGAGCGGGCATGGTCCGCGCCTTCCTGACGCAGCTTGAGAACACGGACGCGATCAAGGACCCGGAGTTGGGCGCCAAGCTGGAGAAGATCGGCAATACCTTACAGCACGCCTACGAGCTGGTGACGGATTGCCAGGAATGGAAGAACTTGTTCATGATCTGCCCAGGCCAACTGTCCAAAGAGCTCCACAAGGTGCTGGACCAAATGGTGCTTGACCTCGATGGCGTCGCGGAGATCAGTAGTATCCGTTACATAAAAG GAAGCTTTGAAGTTACTACTGCAGCAGTACGGATTGCCGGAACTCTAATGGCCGGCCGCTTCGTTGTGAAATTACGGCTTCTTGCCAGGCAGAGAA GTCAATAG
- the LOC120699454 gene encoding GEM-like protein 5, which yields MEGKDASDAPPAGAPQPAAPAPPAAGQPQPQPPEAARWGTRQMGPPAAPGAHPENQEAARGTAARGDQELPPYVIVGEPVAAPRQKGDSPMEHILDFFNVWSRKAEELASNIWFNLKTAPSMSDAAMGKLSLGAKALSEGGFEKLYRQTFSAGPDEQLRKTFACYLSTATGPVAGTLYLTTATVAFCSDRPLSFAAPSGQTAWSYYKVAIPLDKVAAVEPVTTKESPPEKYVHVVTVDAHDFWFMGFVSYDKAVHHLTEAVVSHRSSSQYQKQGVAGAGAAAGQ from the exons ATGGAGGGCAAGGACGCCTCCGACGCGCCACCGGCCGGCGCGCCGCAGCCCGCGGCTCCTGCTCCTCCCGCGGCggggcagccgcagccgcagccgcccgaggcggcgcggtggggcacgcggcagatgggcccgccggcggcgcctgggGCGCACCCGGAGAaccaggaggcggcgcgggggacggcggcgcgcggggaccAGGAGCTGCCGCCCTACGTCATCGTGGGGGAGCCCGTGGCGGCGCCGAGGCAGAAAGGGGACAGCCCCATGGAGCACATCCTCGACTTCTTCAACGTCTGGAGCCGCAAGGCCGAGGAGCTCGCGTCCAACATCTGGTTCAACC TGAAGACGGCGCCGTCGATGTCGGACGCGGCGATGGGCAAGCTGAGCCTGGGCGCCAAGGCGCTGTCGGAGGGCGGGTTCGAGAAGCTGTACAGGCAGACCTTCTCCGCGGGCCCCGATGAGCAGCTGCGGAAGACCTTCGCGTGCTACCTGTCGACGGCCACCGGCCCCGTCGCCGGCACGCTCTACCTGACCACCGCGACCGTCGCCTTCTGCAGCGACCGGCCGCTCTCCTTCGCCGCGCCGTCGGGGCAGACCGCCTGGAGCTACTACAAGGTGGCGATCCCGCTGGACAAGGTCGCGGCGGTGGAGCCGGTGACGACCAAGGAGAGCCCGCCGGAGAAGTACGTGCACGTCGTCACCGTCGACGCCCACGACTTCTGGTTCATGGGCTTCGTCAGCTACGACAAGGCCGTGCACCACCTCACCGAGGCCGTCGTCTCCCACCGCTCGTCGTCCCAGTACCAGAAGCagggcgtcgccggcgccggcgccgccgccggccagtgA